The following proteins are co-located in the Macadamia integrifolia cultivar HAES 741 chromosome 3, SCU_Mint_v3, whole genome shotgun sequence genome:
- the LOC122074932 gene encoding uncharacterized protein LOC122074932, with protein MAVASSRTKSSGTIFHRSVSPSGRFCSSSAPSSSSPYFASSSSSFSSGSTGFFHRSASPTRLDLYGSVPSAPSVRFSIDRPISPSRAAAPSSRRDHIVKKQSNPMSGPSCPRRTCMCSPTNHPGSFRCSLHKGFNNHSHHHQSGSFPSNRLNARRSAMTNSLVRIGTVEGEWVKRALATLIRPSSHHQRRRASFHPRPSRLSNMSKAEDL; from the coding sequence ATGGCGGTTGCTTCTTCTAGAACCAAATCCAGTGGAACAATCTTTCACAGATCGGTTTCACCGTCTGGTAGATTTTGTTCTTCGTCGGCGCCATCTTCGTCGTCCCCTTATTTCGCGTCTTCGAGTTCTAGTTTTTCCTCTGGATCTACTGGTTTCTTCCATAGATCAGCCTCTCCTACTCGGCTCGACCTCTATGGATCCGTTCCGTCTGCGCCGTCTGTTCGATTTTCTATAGATCGACCAATTTCTCCAAGCAGGGCGGCTGCGCCTTCTTCTCGTCGTGACCATATCGTGAAGAAGCAGAGTAATCCTATGTCTGGTCCATCGTGTCCGAGGAGAACGTGTATGTGTTCGCCGACGAATCATCCTGGTTCGTTTCGTTGCAGTCTCCACAAAGGATTCAACAACCATAGCCATCATCATCAATCCGGATCGTTTCCATCCAATCGATTGAATGCTCGGAGATCGGCAATGACGAATTCTCTGGTTCGGATCGGGACtgttgaaggagaatgggttaAGAGAGCTTTAGCGACTTTGATCCGACCTTCTTCTCATCATCAGAGGAGAAGAGCGTCATTCCATCCAAGGCCTAGCAGGCTTTCTAACATGTCGAAAGCTGAGGATTTATGA